The following are encoded together in the Pseudoalteromonas piscicida genome:
- a CDS encoding isochorismatase family protein, whose amino-acid sequence MAIPRISSYPLPSSRPENRTEWKINPSKAVLLVHDMQSYFVNFYDTTQAPMRSLIQQISNLIVAAKAAGIPVVYTAQPANQDPKDRALLTDFWGTGLTEQDTSILPALAPTADDKVYTKWRYSAFKRSTLLEDMQAQGRDQLIICGIYAHIGILSTALDAFMYDVKAFVVADAVADFGEAEHLHAMEYVSSRCGQVQLLDEVIAACTPQNTQQKLSLDSMQEAIAALLCIDVEEVDPEENLLYLGLDSIRVMTLIDQWRAQGIDITLAELAESTTLNEWYEILVGKAPLAMEPA is encoded by the coding sequence ATGGCAATCCCACGTATTTCTTCATATCCATTACCATCAAGCCGCCCGGAAAATCGCACGGAGTGGAAAATTAACCCGAGCAAAGCGGTGCTATTGGTTCACGATATGCAATCTTATTTTGTGAATTTCTATGATACAACGCAAGCACCGATGCGGTCTTTGATCCAACAAATTAGTAATTTAATCGTAGCAGCCAAAGCTGCTGGTATTCCTGTTGTGTATACTGCACAGCCCGCAAATCAAGATCCGAAAGATAGAGCGCTGTTAACCGATTTTTGGGGAACTGGTCTGACTGAGCAAGACACGAGTATTTTACCTGCACTTGCTCCAACTGCCGATGATAAGGTTTATACCAAGTGGCGTTACAGCGCATTTAAACGTAGTACCCTACTTGAGGATATGCAGGCACAAGGTCGAGACCAGCTTATTATCTGTGGAATTTATGCCCATATCGGTATCTTATCTACGGCATTAGACGCCTTTATGTATGACGTAAAAGCATTCGTTGTTGCGGATGCTGTCGCAGACTTTGGTGAAGCAGAACATCTCCATGCGATGGAGTATGTTTCTTCTCGTTGTGGGCAGGTGCAATTGTTGGACGAGGTTATCGCTGCGTGCACGCCACAAAATACACAACAGAAGTTATCTTTGGACTCGATGCAGGAGGCGATTGCAGCATTGCTTTGCATTGATGTGGAAGAGGTTGATCCTGAAGAAAATTTACTCTATCTAGGATTAGATTCCATTCGCGTAATGACATTGATTGATCAGTGGCGGGCGCAAGGCATCGATATTACGCTAGCTGAACTTGCAGAAAGCACCACACTTAATGAGTGGTATGAAATTCTAGTGGGCAAAGCACCGCTGGCGATGGAACCTGCATGA
- a CDS encoding non-ribosomal peptide synthetase, with protein MSNWPLTAAQLGIWLGQAKQPTSTRYNTAEYVELNVPINAEDWLLTASRVLQSTTAINVRFIEHQGVPTTQLLSEAERVAKLGDYVDLSDSDDAAFAAQQLLIKWQAQSYDLANGDLYRHVLIRLATNHYYWALGAHHIAMDGFSFALVSNRVIQAYEGAQVTADETQYQAVITEDSQYSQSKWYQQDRLYWHQQLQGLDNAAALTTQVLNTEADKEKVTTQLSATLLNQLEARANSVDANWSELLLTVVSAIVYQRTGVAKTIMGMPVANRMASKAANTPCMHMNIVPVPVDFVLVESFEGLIRQVSEQLRQARRHFRYRYEDLKAEAATLQLPTRLFGAVVNILPFERHETCQGEAVTSHTVSAGPVEDIAFIFIKQMDGSIRFEIEGNQSGYSKAELLSIQSETLQFLHAVAVDLQMPLRVTNRDFAISETPAPVEQSDVLSCLLELSRKSPKSIAVQTIDGHAISYERLVQQVLWLAKRLRVKASVDDGTVLLALPRSQYTVIAMWAVFAAQHRFVFIDSDAPSARNRSIIADAKPCLALVDDSSEGLAEIRDAGVTQLNIASELANAQLEAFAATPSILPLLEQAYLIYTSGSTGKPKGVQISHDALAGFVSGARLAYQVGAQDRVLQFAPFHFDTCIEEVFVTLTAGATLILRNDAMLESFEDFLAELENQRITILDLPTAYWHELCRHLCATRRMLPASIHTIIIGGEAVNRQRVEAWREQFKQSVRLLNTYGPTEATVVATAIDLSKATNPNLIGLPLPGRGAVVMREKGQIAKFGERGELWLTGVGLSSGYLGLAEQTAAAFVSFWDPQAMRSIAAYRTGDIVRMHKSGQLEYLGRVDAQLKISGYRIEIGEIEAVLLSVPAILEAAVTVVKNAQGSATALAAHIVSTTALALNDLRTVLSEQLPAPMLPAQLYQYEALPKTPANKIDRKRLSEQQNAACDAEVMSDFETQIAAVWREVLGVSNVRLADNFFSIGGQSLQCIQVAGRLTQLLNKTVNVAFLFAHPKLVDLCNALQLGDELAHKTNADIATTIKADLAQFRGKLLQVQPHTLTETSEETVLLTGATGFVGAQLLAHLLAKPDLSVICSVRANNIEHGFERLQQAFDMQNLGEIDSSRITLLLGDIASSQLGLSDADYQQLGMRVTRILHNAAHTSVLRDYSSLKVANTDATAELLMFAKYFSLPFNHVSTIAVAPQSAVPLDEAFIPYHSGLHDGYQQSKWVAEAMVETAIQQGVAAQVYRLARVTGAKQSGYINHNDLVWRILRSGLKFHRLPELAVSEPWTPVDRVAKFVSAQTLTPTTAAVFNVTPQTLVSLPELYQWLIDFGFVFKVESLLSWLAVLEQSQDEEDLAIASFFTSQPQQSQKATTLVASNQSFISASLQHDASLQSFVKADLARYLIYAFTSNLLKIEHHPEAYKRLQTLQAKFSESKEELS; from the coding sequence ATGAGTAATTGGCCTTTAACCGCTGCGCAACTTGGGATTTGGCTTGGGCAGGCAAAACAGCCTACTAGTACGCGCTATAACACTGCTGAGTATGTTGAGTTAAACGTGCCAATAAATGCTGAAGATTGGCTGTTAACTGCTTCTAGAGTGCTACAAAGTACGACGGCAATCAATGTACGCTTTATTGAACATCAAGGTGTGCCGACAACTCAATTACTCAGTGAAGCTGAGCGAGTGGCAAAGTTGGGAGACTATGTCGACTTGTCAGATAGCGATGATGCCGCGTTTGCAGCACAGCAGCTTTTGATAAAGTGGCAAGCTCAGTCTTATGACTTAGCCAATGGCGACTTATATCGTCATGTGTTAATCCGACTTGCCACTAACCACTACTATTGGGCACTTGGTGCGCATCATATTGCGATGGATGGCTTTAGTTTTGCGCTGGTTTCTAATCGAGTGATTCAGGCCTATGAGGGGGCTCAAGTTACGGCTGATGAAACTCAATATCAAGCTGTCATCACTGAAGATAGTCAGTACAGTCAAAGCAAGTGGTATCAGCAGGATAGGCTGTATTGGCACCAGCAGCTGCAAGGTCTGGATAATGCTGCAGCCCTGACAACACAAGTGTTAAATACAGAGGCGGACAAGGAAAAGGTTACGACGCAATTATCAGCAACTTTGCTCAATCAATTAGAGGCTCGAGCCAATTCGGTCGACGCCAACTGGTCTGAACTATTACTAACCGTGGTTAGCGCTATTGTCTATCAACGCACTGGGGTGGCGAAAACGATCATGGGCATGCCTGTTGCCAATCGTATGGCATCAAAAGCTGCGAATACGCCCTGCATGCATATGAATATTGTACCGGTTCCAGTGGACTTTGTGCTTGTTGAGAGTTTTGAAGGTTTAATCCGTCAGGTCAGTGAGCAATTGCGTCAAGCTAGAAGGCATTTTCGATATCGTTATGAAGATTTAAAAGCTGAAGCTGCGACCTTGCAATTGCCAACAAGATTGTTTGGTGCAGTTGTTAATATTTTACCTTTTGAACGTCATGAAACCTGCCAAGGTGAAGCAGTGACAAGTCATACCGTGTCTGCTGGGCCTGTTGAGGACATTGCATTTATTTTTATCAAGCAAATGGACGGCAGTATTCGTTTCGAGATTGAAGGTAACCAAAGTGGCTATAGTAAAGCTGAGTTGTTGAGTATACAAAGTGAAACGTTGCAGTTTCTCCATGCTGTTGCTGTGGACTTGCAAATGCCATTACGCGTTACCAATCGGGACTTTGCGATAAGCGAGACTCCAGCACCTGTGGAGCAGAGTGACGTACTTAGTTGTTTATTGGAGTTATCAAGGAAGTCGCCTAAATCAATAGCGGTTCAGACGATAGATGGACATGCTATTAGCTATGAGCGGTTAGTACAGCAAGTGCTATGGCTAGCAAAACGCCTTAGAGTCAAAGCTTCCGTCGATGATGGTACCGTATTACTAGCACTGCCTCGTAGCCAATATACAGTGATTGCAATGTGGGCCGTATTTGCTGCGCAGCACCGCTTCGTTTTTATTGATAGCGATGCTCCTTCTGCGCGTAATCGTAGTATTATCGCTGATGCTAAGCCATGCCTAGCATTGGTGGATGATAGTAGTGAAGGGTTAGCTGAGATCCGCGACGCTGGCGTTACACAGCTTAATATTGCAAGCGAACTTGCAAATGCCCAGCTTGAAGCGTTTGCTGCCACCCCATCAATACTTCCTTTATTAGAACAAGCCTATTTAATCTATACCTCAGGTTCCACGGGTAAGCCTAAAGGGGTGCAGATAAGCCACGACGCATTGGCAGGTTTTGTAAGTGGCGCACGTCTGGCCTACCAAGTAGGTGCTCAAGATAGAGTATTACAGTTTGCGCCCTTTCATTTTGATACCTGTATTGAAGAAGTCTTTGTTACTTTGACGGCCGGTGCGACGTTGATACTGCGTAATGACGCCATGTTGGAGTCTTTTGAGGATTTTCTTGCCGAACTAGAAAACCAACGTATTACTATACTCGATTTACCTACCGCTTACTGGCATGAGCTTTGTCGACACCTGTGCGCGACTCGCCGTATGCTTCCTGCGTCAATTCATACCATCATTATAGGCGGAGAGGCGGTTAATCGTCAGCGTGTAGAAGCGTGGCGTGAGCAGTTTAAACAGTCTGTACGTTTACTTAACACTTACGGCCCGACGGAAGCTACAGTCGTTGCTACTGCCATTGATCTCAGTAAAGCAACAAATCCAAACTTAATTGGTTTACCCTTACCCGGACGCGGTGCTGTGGTAATGCGTGAAAAAGGCCAGATCGCAAAATTTGGCGAGCGCGGAGAGCTCTGGCTTACGGGCGTGGGTTTATCGAGCGGTTATTTGGGTCTGGCCGAGCAAACTGCTGCTGCGTTTGTTTCATTTTGGGATCCGCAAGCTATGCGGAGCATAGCAGCTTACCGTACCGGAGACATTGTGCGGATGCATAAAAGTGGGCAACTTGAATATCTTGGCCGCGTCGATGCCCAGTTAAAAATCAGTGGCTACCGGATTGAAATTGGTGAGATTGAAGCTGTGCTATTGAGTGTTCCTGCCATTCTTGAAGCCGCGGTGACTGTGGTTAAGAATGCGCAAGGTAGTGCAACTGCTTTGGCGGCGCATATAGTGAGTACCACCGCATTGGCGTTAAATGATTTACGCACAGTGCTGAGTGAGCAGTTACCCGCTCCAATGTTACCTGCACAGCTTTATCAATATGAAGCTTTACCTAAAACACCGGCCAATAAAATCGATCGCAAGCGATTATCTGAGCAGCAAAATGCCGCCTGTGACGCTGAGGTTATGAGTGACTTTGAAACACAGATAGCTGCCGTTTGGCGGGAAGTTCTGGGCGTGAGTAATGTCCGGTTAGCCGATAACTTTTTCAGCATTGGGGGGCAGTCACTCCAATGTATTCAAGTTGCAGGGCGGCTAACACAACTACTTAATAAAACGGTGAATGTCGCATTTTTATTTGCGCATCCTAAACTCGTCGACTTGTGTAATGCACTACAGCTTGGTGATGAATTAGCACACAAGACGAACGCGGATATCGCGACAACGATAAAAGCAGACCTTGCTCAATTTAGAGGTAAGCTGTTGCAGGTCCAGCCGCATACACTAACTGAAACTAGTGAGGAAACGGTGTTGCTGACCGGTGCGACGGGATTTGTTGGTGCGCAGTTACTGGCGCATTTACTTGCGAAGCCGGATCTAAGTGTAATTTGTAGTGTAAGAGCTAATAACATAGAGCATGGGTTCGAACGGTTACAGCAAGCCTTTGACATGCAAAACCTTGGTGAAATAGATAGTTCTAGGATAACGCTGCTACTCGGAGATATTGCCTCGTCACAACTTGGGTTGAGTGATGCTGACTATCAACAGCTGGGCATGCGCGTGACTCGAATATTACACAATGCAGCGCATACCTCTGTGTTACGTGATTACAGTAGCTTAAAAGTGGCAAATACAGATGCGACAGCGGAATTATTGATGTTCGCGAAATATTTTAGTTTGCCATTTAATCACGTCTCGACTATTGCGGTCGCACCGCAGTCCGCAGTACCTCTTGATGAGGCGTTTATTCCTTATCATAGTGGCCTTCACGATGGTTATCAGCAATCAAAATGGGTTGCGGAAGCGATGGTAGAAACCGCTATTCAACAGGGGGTAGCAGCACAAGTATATCGCTTAGCACGAGTTACGGGGGCCAAACAAAGTGGCTATATTAATCACAATGACTTGGTATGGCGCATCTTGCGCTCTGGACTTAAGTTTCATCGTTTGCCTGAGCTTGCTGTGTCTGAGCCGTGGACGCCTGTAGATAGAGTTGCCAAATTTGTTAGCGCACAAACTTTAACGCCTACTACAGCGGCTGTCTTTAACGTGACACCGCAAACTTTAGTGTCGTTACCGGAGTTGTATCAATGGCTTATCGATTTTGGTTTTGTTTTCAAAGTGGAATCTTTGTTGAGCTGGTTGGCTGTTCTTGAACAGTCACAAGATGAAGAAGATCTAGCGATTGCAAGCTTCTTTACAAGTCAGCCGCAGCAATCACAAAAAGCGACGACATTGGTTGCGAGCAATCAGAGTTTTATCTCAGCAAGTCTCCAACACGATGCGAGTTTGCAGTCTTTTGTAAAGGCCGACTTAGCGCGCTACCTCATTTATGCCTTTACCAGCAACTTGCTAAAAATTGAACACCATCCTGAAGCGTATAAACGACTGCAGACATTACAGGCTAAATTTTCTGAATCGAAAGAGGAGTTGTCATGA
- a CDS encoding siderophore-interacting protein, translating to MKQRQPVPPSGPRRVFCVAKRYITPHLLRITVSGEALHGFPSGYDGAHIKLFFANRTTGTLSLPTRDDSGKIVWPTDRPVTRAYTVRAYRSDSNELDIDFVVHGSHSPASGWAVNADVGAELGVAGPGGPDPLLADADWHVLAGDLTAVPAISALLEGFEAERRAEVFIEIDSLDDKHTITAPSGVNIHWLLRQSGDCEQLARAIANVAIPSGVTSISAFIAGENGAVLACRKQLIQDFGLSKKQLYAIPYWRRGQDEETYHERRHEIMDEVY from the coding sequence ATGAAGCAGCGACAACCAGTTCCACCTAGCGGTCCTCGCCGTGTATTTTGTGTAGCCAAGCGCTATATCACGCCACACTTGTTGCGGATCACCGTTTCTGGCGAAGCGTTACATGGCTTCCCAAGCGGTTATGATGGTGCGCATATCAAGCTATTCTTCGCAAATAGAACAACCGGCACATTATCACTCCCAACACGTGATGATAGCGGTAAAATTGTTTGGCCGACGGATCGCCCGGTGACAAGGGCTTACACGGTGCGAGCTTATCGATCAGACAGCAATGAATTGGATATTGATTTTGTAGTGCACGGCTCCCACAGTCCAGCATCTGGCTGGGCGGTCAATGCCGACGTTGGCGCTGAACTTGGGGTTGCAGGGCCCGGTGGGCCAGATCCATTGCTAGCGGATGCGGATTGGCACGTGCTTGCAGGCGACCTTACAGCTGTTCCGGCGATTAGCGCGCTGCTCGAGGGGTTTGAGGCAGAGCGACGAGCTGAAGTCTTTATTGAAATAGATTCATTAGATGATAAGCATACTATTACTGCACCATCAGGTGTCAATATTCATTGGTTGCTGCGTCAAAGTGGAGACTGTGAACAACTTGCAAGAGCAATTGCAAATGTTGCAATACCCTCAGGTGTGACTTCTATCAGTGCTTTTATTGCTGGCGAAAATGGTGCAGTACTGGCGTGTCGTAAGCAGCTTATTCAAGATTTTGGGTTATCAAAAAAACAACTGTATGCCATTCCATATTGGCGTCGCGGTCAGGATGAAGAAACCTATCATGAACGCCGCCATGAAATCATGGATGAGGTGTACTAG
- the dhbA gene encoding 2,3-dihydro-2,3-dihydroxybenzoate dehydrogenase has translation MSNECEFTGRIALVTGAYQGIGKALVEQLLARGAIVVAADIAIAASQLQEVTANHFQIHLDVTNKNLVQTVVEEIEIQLGALEYVASVAGILHMGTLLEQSDAQWLDTFAVNCHGPFYLCQAVANKMRIRKRGAIVAVSSNAASTPRVNMGSYCASKAALSAMIKTLALEVAPFNIRCNLVAPGSTDTQMQQQLWRDENGAEQTIQGDLTQFKLGIPLGRIASATDIANSILFLLSDQARHITMANLLVDGGATLGH, from the coding sequence ATGTCCAATGAATGTGAATTTACAGGGCGTATTGCGTTGGTGACGGGAGCTTATCAGGGCATAGGTAAAGCACTGGTCGAGCAACTATTAGCACGCGGAGCGATTGTAGTTGCGGCAGATATTGCTATTGCCGCGAGTCAACTCCAAGAAGTAACGGCTAATCACTTCCAAATCCATCTTGATGTTACTAACAAAAACCTTGTGCAAACCGTAGTTGAGGAAATTGAAATCCAGCTCGGTGCACTAGAGTATGTTGCCAGTGTCGCTGGTATTTTGCACATGGGAACGCTGCTAGAACAAAGCGATGCCCAGTGGCTTGATACGTTTGCCGTAAATTGCCATGGGCCATTTTATTTATGTCAGGCGGTGGCGAATAAGATGCGGATAAGAAAGCGTGGTGCCATCGTTGCTGTGAGCAGTAATGCAGCTAGCACACCTAGAGTGAATATGGGAAGTTATTGCGCTTCAAAGGCGGCCTTGAGTGCGATGATTAAAACGCTAGCCCTAGAAGTCGCACCGTTTAACATTCGGTGTAACCTAGTTGCGCCGGGGTCTACCGACACTCAAATGCAGCAGCAGCTATGGCGCGATGAAAATGGTGCTGAGCAAACCATTCAAGGCGATTTAACGCAATTCAAATTAGGTATTCCACTAGGTCGTATCGCCTCAGCGACGGATATCGCAAACAGTATTTTGTTTTTACTCAGTGACCAAGCTCGACACATCACCATGGCTAATCTGTTGGTTGATGGTGGGGCGACACTAGGACATTAA
- a CDS encoding aspartate aminotransferase family protein, with translation MNNQTLSLTQSQQLQTEGEQVIAGFTQSMMKKPEQFAPGAFPVYLSKGEGAIVTDVDGNQYVDFICGLAANTLGHNHPVVVNTITEHLHNGIIHSLPTPIEVQTAKTLIEVIPNAEQVRFFKTGADANSAAVRLARHVTGRDEIMTVGYNGWHDQYMFDTPGVPAVIAGLTHRMPLFSPADEPKIIEKIIARKDELAVVLLSVPYNRVLEKPFLQQLREICSEHGVILVFDEVVTGFRLAPGGAQEYFDIQADLVTLSKGIAAGMPLSAVAGKRELMSRINELQVSTTFGGEMLSLAVCDAVLKEYQRTEFTQHIARLGAILKAEVNQVSLQLGVPLKVVGYDPIPMFLFAKDPQEHVKFAVPFLAEMAKRGVLMRREVNFICGAHTEAHINETIAAVRASLIAMKEAGLFDSQDAS, from the coding sequence ATGAATAATCAAACACTTTCTTTGACGCAATCTCAGCAACTTCAAACCGAAGGTGAACAAGTGATCGCGGGTTTTACCCAATCAATGATGAAAAAGCCAGAGCAGTTTGCACCAGGGGCTTTCCCGGTTTATCTGAGCAAGGGAGAGGGAGCCATTGTCACCGATGTTGATGGTAATCAATATGTCGACTTTATTTGTGGTTTAGCGGCCAATACTTTAGGTCACAATCACCCTGTTGTTGTCAATACAATTACAGAGCACTTGCACAACGGCATTATTCATTCGTTGCCTACACCTATCGAAGTGCAGACGGCGAAAACCTTAATTGAAGTGATCCCAAATGCCGAACAAGTTCGCTTTTTTAAAACGGGTGCAGATGCTAACTCTGCAGCGGTAAGACTCGCCCGTCACGTGACAGGTCGGGATGAAATTATGACGGTAGGTTATAACGGTTGGCATGATCAGTACATGTTTGACACTCCAGGAGTACCAGCTGTTATTGCAGGGTTAACTCATCGCATGCCATTGTTTTCGCCTGCAGATGAACCAAAAATCATTGAAAAGATCATTGCAAGAAAAGATGAGCTAGCGGTGGTGCTGTTATCGGTTCCGTATAATCGTGTATTAGAAAAACCATTCCTACAACAGCTGCGAGAGATCTGTAGTGAGCATGGTGTGATCTTGGTGTTTGATGAAGTGGTAACGGGCTTTAGATTAGCACCCGGCGGTGCGCAAGAATACTTCGATATTCAGGCTGATTTAGTGACCTTGTCTAAGGGTATTGCGGCGGGGATGCCTTTATCTGCTGTGGCAGGCAAGCGTGAGTTGATGTCGCGGATTAATGAGCTGCAAGTATCGACTACTTTTGGTGGCGAAATGCTCTCGCTAGCAGTGTGTGATGCTGTATTGAAGGAATATCAACGCACTGAATTCACTCAGCATATAGCAAGACTTGGCGCAATTTTAAAAGCAGAGGTTAATCAGGTTTCACTGCAGTTAGGTGTGCCACTCAAAGTAGTTGGTTATGACCCAATTCCGATGTTCTTATTTGCCAAAGATCCGCAAGAGCACGTAAAGTTTGCAGTACCTTTCCTAGCTGAAATGGCAAAACGTGGTGTGCTTATGCGCCGTGAAGTGAATTTTATTTGTGGCGCACATACTGAAGCGCATATCAACGAAACAATAGCCGCAGTTAGGGCATCACTAATAGCGATGAAAGAAGCAGGCCTTTTTGATTCTCAGGATGCCAGCTAA
- a CDS encoding amidohydrolase family protein, with product MVCSCLSTQRFAALAGASGSAAFGSAQVGELESLKAVCNKPQNNALRTLIDNVFIYTADTRDTVYPKGWLLVHGKHIEALGEDGEQPRNFDQRIDGQGKLMLPGLINPHWHESFVAPNAESPDDTHLEATAYSNGGNIQALGSMFGFISTVGDKLTLEEGLAIARWSMWTQLRSGTTALGDVGSANKADAMALAAIDLGMRLRVSRWGSDIMLEAHKSTPTIIADTELQTADWLSLIETWDNHSSGLVGAMPSVMGAFGSSDKQLEALASIAQQYQVPYATHLAPLKNERAEVERVFGRSPIARFDAMGLLTDKLLAVHTAYASEDEYQRLIETGVNICHSPAHYGMLGEATISETGQIGRFLKDGVWVSSSTDGDISFIGGMCEAMRGHTLVTTKHKIVIPPAHLP from the coding sequence ATGGTTTGTTCTTGCTTGTCGACACAGCGCTTTGCAGCACTTGCTGGCGCTTCAGGAAGTGCTGCATTTGGTAGTGCTCAGGTTGGTGAACTTGAAAGCTTAAAAGCGGTTTGTAACAAGCCGCAGAACAATGCACTGCGCACGCTAATTGATAATGTTTTTATCTACACTGCAGACACAAGAGATACTGTTTACCCAAAAGGTTGGTTACTTGTTCACGGCAAACATATTGAAGCGCTGGGTGAGGATGGAGAACAACCTCGTAACTTCGATCAACGGATTGATGGTCAAGGTAAGTTAATGCTGCCAGGTCTTATTAATCCTCATTGGCATGAAAGTTTTGTCGCGCCAAATGCTGAGTCACCTGATGACACCCACTTAGAGGCCACTGCGTATTCAAATGGTGGTAATATTCAAGCACTAGGTTCCATGTTTGGCTTTATCTCCACCGTGGGAGATAAGTTGACGCTAGAGGAAGGTTTAGCCATCGCCCGTTGGAGTATGTGGACGCAACTGCGTTCGGGTACAACTGCGCTGGGGGATGTTGGTTCGGCAAATAAAGCTGACGCAATGGCGCTTGCTGCGATTGATTTAGGTATGCGGTTAAGGGTGAGTCGTTGGGGGTCGGATATAATGCTGGAAGCGCATAAGTCGACACCCACTATCATTGCTGATACCGAGCTACAAACAGCGGATTGGCTATCACTTATCGAAACTTGGGATAATCATAGCTCAGGACTTGTGGGTGCGATGCCTTCCGTGATGGGGGCTTTTGGTAGTTCTGACAAACAGCTAGAAGCACTGGCTAGTATCGCCCAGCAATACCAAGTACCCTATGCCACACACCTAGCGCCGCTAAAAAATGAACGTGCTGAAGTTGAACGCGTATTTGGTCGCTCGCCTATCGCGCGCTTTGATGCCATGGGATTACTTACTGACAAGCTATTAGCTGTGCACACAGCTTATGCAAGCGAGGATGAGTATCAACGCCTTATTGAAACGGGTGTTAATATCTGCCATTCACCAGCGCACTACGGCATGCTTGGTGAGGCAACAATCAGTGAAACTGGGCAGATAGGGCGTTTTTTAAAAGATGGTGTATGGGTTTCTAGCAGTACCGATGGTGATATCTCGTTTATCGGTGGTATGTGTGAAGCCATGCGGGGGCACACCTTGGTCACAACGAAGCACAAAATTGTAATACCGCCTGCCCACCTACCTTAG
- a CDS encoding MFS transporter, which produces MNQTRLATWFLLLASTMTVLASATLAPALPAMTVAFSGIEHAAFWTKMTLALPGLVIALCAPIAGSLVDKWNSQKLLVNALILFVLSGGLGYYWQDSLWLILGSRAMMGVAVAFIMVSGTTIAGRYFEGPKFSQFMGLQAAFGGFGGVLFLALAGFLAEQHWTWVFAIYSLALLVLPGVWLWVKMPPVSLPPQTQSLPSSWMNRTFLLCCTLALVEIIVLYGLTIHLPFYLSAQQASASTIGLVIAGFLFAMSCVSMGYGRVRQYLNIKQAHLVGWLIVATGFSLLGFVNTFSSIVCASFVIGAGLGLIRPNLVVWLFEFVPPPMRGKAMGIMTTCYFTGQFISPVLFEPMIASLGFQLFFIYLAMTIASVAVLVAGIYLLNQKTWLKQLD; this is translated from the coding sequence ATGAATCAAACGCGATTAGCGACTTGGTTTTTGCTATTAGCAAGTACCATGACGGTGCTTGCTAGTGCGACTCTAGCGCCAGCATTACCAGCGATGACAGTGGCTTTCTCAGGTATTGAACATGCTGCATTTTGGACCAAAATGACCTTAGCATTACCTGGTCTCGTGATAGCACTTTGTGCGCCAATAGCAGGAAGTTTAGTCGACAAATGGAATAGTCAAAAATTACTAGTGAACGCACTAATATTGTTCGTACTTAGTGGTGGACTAGGCTATTACTGGCAGGATTCGTTGTGGCTGATCCTTGGTAGCCGAGCGATGATGGGAGTCGCTGTTGCTTTTATTATGGTGAGTGGCACAACGATCGCAGGACGTTACTTCGAAGGGCCCAAATTTTCTCAGTTTATGGGATTGCAAGCTGCCTTTGGTGGCTTTGGTGGCGTACTATTCTTGGCGCTTGCAGGCTTTTTAGCAGAGCAGCATTGGACTTGGGTTTTTGCTATTTACTCACTCGCACTTTTGGTACTACCAGGGGTATGGCTTTGGGTAAAGATGCCGCCAGTTAGCCTGCCACCACAAACTCAATCACTACCAAGTAGTTGGATGAACCGAACTTTTTTGCTGTGCTGTACACTAGCACTGGTAGAAATTATAGTACTGTATGGATTAACGATTCATTTGCCTTTTTATTTGTCTGCTCAGCAAGCATCAGCCAGCACTATAGGCTTAGTAATAGCGGGCTTTTTATTCGCGATGTCATGCGTCTCTATGGGTTATGGTCGGGTTAGACAGTACTTGAATATTAAGCAAGCACATTTAGTTGGCTGGCTTATTGTTGCAACTGGATTTTCGTTACTTGGTTTTGTAAATACTTTTAGTAGCATCGTTTGCGCTAGCTTTGTAATCGGCGCGGGTCTTGGCCTTATTCGACCAAACCTAGTAGTTTGGCTATTCGAATTTGTTCCGCCACCGATGCGGGGAAAAGCGATGGGGATTATGACAACCTGTTACTTTACCGGGCAATTTATTAGCCCTGTGTTGTTTGAACCGATGATAGCCAGCCTAGGGTTTCAGTTATTCTTCATTTATCTAGCAATGACTATCGCTTCAGTTGCAGTCTTGGTGGCAGGGATTTATCTATTAAATCAAAAAACATGGTTAAAGCAACTCGACTAA